The Sphingomonas bisphenolicum genome includes the window TGGATCGTCCGCTCATCCCAGCTGATCTCGACCCTTTGGCCGATCCTGGCGGCAAGCATCGGGTGCCAGTAATGGCGATATCTGATCTGGATACCCTTGGCATGGACCGTGAGCGACTTCGACGGCAGAAACTGGCGGAACAGTTCGCCCGCATCGACCGACACGGGCAGCAGCGGGCTGTGCTTCGCCGCCTCGCGCTCCCACATCTGGGCCGGACACAGGCCGCCCAGCGCGCTATGCGGCGCGTGATGATAGATCGCGATCTGGCACAGCAGCCAGCGCTCGAATTCCACAAGCGTCATCGCCGCGTCCGCCTCGGCATCATAGCCGTCGCGCGCCGCCACGTTCGATCCGGTCGCACCGGGCAAAAGCCGCAGTTTTCCAATCATCGTGCCGATCAGCCGCTCGATATGCCCGCCAAGATGGGCCGGCCCGGGCCTCCGCACATCGGGGCCAATCCCATTGCGGACGCAGGCGCGCCGGAAGGCTTCGGAGCGATGCGGTTTGGCCTGATCGGCATGCAAGCGCCGGAACAAACCGTGCATCGGATAGCTGACATCGACGCCCAGGTGGGCGAGGGCCGGCTCTTTGGGCAACACAGCGCTCGCAACCGCCCGTCCGCACCGGAATATCGAGGGGTCGCCGAAGCTGACATAGTAACCAAGAATGGACCGGGTCCAGATTTCGATGAGGAAGGTGATCCACGGTCTTCCGAGCTGTTCGCGCCGCAGACTATCGACCAGGATGACATCGCCCTTGGTGTGATCCATCTGAACCAGGTCGAGAAATCCCTCGCTTGCATATTCGCCGGGGTGCGGTTCATGGGCGCTCCGCGTCTTCGATCCCATCGTCGCTTTCGCCCAAACACGGCTCGGAATCTCAGCCAGAAGCCGCTCGATCGTCTTCTCGCTTGGGATCAGATCGGCGGGAAAGCGATGATCTCCGTTGTCCGCGTGCAACAGGCCCCAAATCTGCCGCGCCGCTTCCGCACGCGATGGCGGCACCATCTTGAGCGCAATTTCGTCGATCAACGTCTCGATGGCGGCCCTCACCTCGGGATCGATCCTGTGCGATCCAACAGCGGGTCCACGCGGTTTTGGAGCCAGCGTTTCCGCGACCGGATGCACCCGGAAGCGCGCGGCCAGTGTCCGTATCTGCCGCTCTTTAAGGCCGGTTGCCTCGGAAATCGCCTGAACCTGAGCCGCTGTCACCGGGCCGGAAAGCGATATATGTCGCCGGAAATGGGGGTAGAGAGCCAATCCCGCCTCAAGCGATTTGAGGCTCCGCCGGGGCGCTGGAGACGGCTTGCGCTCAATCACGGAACGGGCTCCCCAATGATTTTTGCTGTCCGCGAAATGTAGCTTATTTTGTCGAACACCGCGACGTGTATATTGCCCTAGACAGAATTACTCGCAGAGCATCCGATGTAATATATTGATATTACATGATATTATTGAAATGTAGCCTATTTTGTCGGCTGACAGACGCACATCCCCTCCCCGCGCCTCTGAAGGGTTGAACGATCCCGTCTCTGTGGCGGCGGTGTTCCATCTCGCGATCGAGGCCAGCGTTGGCGACAACGGGCCGCTTGCGCGTGCGACGCTCAACGTCTTGCGCACTGTCCTAGATGATCGATCCGAAGCCGAAGTCTGGGCGGGCAGCGACCTGGCCTATTTCGGTCCCGCGTGGCGGCAGGCTCGCATCGAAGCACAAGCCCCCTACCCTTCTCCTTCGCTGCCCTCCGTTGCCGATCGGATTACCGCTATGCTCAAGACGGTCGTCGTCGCCGAGCAGTCTGCGGTGGACGTGACGGCGATCGACGGTCGGACGCTCACTCTCGAGCCGC containing:
- a CDS encoding Mu transposase C-terminal domain-containing protein, whose protein sequence is MIERKPSPAPRRSLKSLEAGLALYPHFRRHISLSGPVTAAQVQAISEATGLKERQIRTLAARFRVHPVAETLAPKPRGPAVGSHRIDPEVRAAIETLIDEIALKMVPPSRAEAARQIWGLLHADNGDHRFPADLIPSEKTIERLLAEIPSRVWAKATMGSKTRSAHEPHPGEYASEGFLDLVQMDHTKGDVILVDSLRREQLGRPWITFLIEIWTRSILGYYVSFGDPSIFRCGRAVASAVLPKEPALAHLGVDVSYPMHGLFRRLHADQAKPHRSEAFRRACVRNGIGPDVRRPGPAHLGGHIERLIGTMIGKLRLLPGATGSNVAARDGYDAEADAAMTLVEFERWLLCQIAIYHHAPHSALGGLCPAQMWEREAAKHSPLLPVSVDAGELFRQFLPSKSLTVHAKGIQIRYRHYWHPMLAARIGQRVEISWDERTIQHIYADLDGRYVELPVVGDYPDVWEADWEAARAGVRALGRAYQADGGRAATARAVAAANQEIHRARVRTKAARRQAKRREGEGTTLADLRYGEAPEKPPIDWKPVAELSEDDWLQERT